The bacterium nucleotide sequence GAGTACCAGCTTGTCGCCGTCGCCGACATTTTGCTGCTGCTGCGGCGAGAGATACAGGTCGTGGAAGAAGTACTTCCGGATGAACGGCTTGCGCATCATGCCCTGGTTTTCCTTGGCGATGAACATTTTCGGATCGGCCAAGTACTCGGTGTGGCCGTCTTGGACCTTGAGGTGAACAGCGTTGTCCTTGTTCATCAGATCGCCCTCCATGCCGGAATAAGCGATGTCATAACCAAGTGAGTTGACCGGGGCTTGTCCCGAATAGAGGTTGACCATTTCCGTCTGCGAGAAGGCGGAGGAAATGACAATGCCGACCATCATCACGCCGAATCCCATGTGGGTAACGAATCCGCCGGCGCGAAGGCCAATCTTGCCCGGCTGAAGAAAGATCACAAAGATGTTCCCGAACAATGCAAACAGCGCCATGAAGATCATCAGCAGATACATGAACTGCGTTACGCCGAAGACGATTGAGACAACCGTCCCGACCAGCGCTAATCCCAAAGCCGGCGACAGGCGCTTGAACAGCGTCGGCCACGAACGGTCTTTTGAGACGAGGAATGGCGAGATTCCGGCAAGCAGCGCCAGCACTATCGCCATCGGCAATGCAGTCTTGTTATAGAAATCCATCGAGACGTTGGCCGGCTCGCCGAAAATTCGCGTAATCAGCGGAGCGGAAGTGCCAACGAGTGTAAGTACCGAAAGCAGTGTGAGGAAGAATATCCCGACTGCGATTGCAAAATCAACAGAGTAGGGGTCCTTGATACCGAAGCCGGTCTTGGCTGCCTTTGCGCGGACGACGAGCAGAACCGTACTGAGTATCAGGAAGAACAGCATGAAGAAAACGAGATATCCTGAGATGCCGAGGTCGGTGAACGAATGGACCGAGAAATCAGCCAGCACACCGGATCTGGTCAGGAAGGTTCCGTATACGACCAACAGGAAGGCGAAGATCGCCATGACGAGATTTGATCTGCGGAACACGCCTTTGTTGCGTTCGATCAGCAGGCCGTGCATCAATGCGAGATTGATCATCCACGGAATCAACGAAGTGTTTTCGACCGGGTCCCAAGCCCAATAGCCACCCCATCCGAGGGTTTCATACGCCCAATAACCGCCCATGAAGATACCGGTGCCGAGGAAGAAGGAGGCAATAGCCGTCCAAGGGAATGAGTTCTTCACCCAGTCGCGG carries:
- the ccsA gene encoding cytochrome c biogenesis protein CcsA; translation: MPIGNTLLAIACATCLVSLVGYGMTLFNRESMVTLARKSYYICSAAIVLMCAYFLMQILNHNFALEYVHDYSSRDLGLGFLISTFWAGQVGSFTLWLFLITIIGVFLIRRETENHSAVMFFYMLVITFFLTLLVARSPFTLIPAQFLAQFPGGIPPDGQGLNPLLQNYWMVIHPPIVFIGFSLLAVPFAYALGALAKNNYRDWVKNSFPWTAIASFFLGTGIFMGGYWAYETLGWGGYWAWDPVENTSLIPWMINLALMHGLLIERNKGVFRRSNLVMAIFAFLLVVYGTFLTRSGVLADFSVHSFTDLGISGYLVFFMLFFLILSTVLLVVRAKAAKTGFGIKDPYSVDFAIAVGIFFLTLLSVLTLVGTSAPLITRIFGEPANVSMDFYNKTALPMAIVLALLAGISPFLVSKDRSWPTLFKRLSPALGLALVGTVVSIVFGVTQFMYLLMIFMALFALFGNIFVIFLQPGKIGLRAGGFVTHMGFGVMMVGIVISSAFSQTEMVNLYSGQAPVNSLGYDIAYSGMEGDLMNKDNAVHLKVQDGHTEYLADPKMFIAKENQGMMRKPFIRKYFFHDLYLSPQQQQNVGDGDKLVLTRGEAKRIGEFDVKFTSFDMGNHSDPNTMQVGANIEVTHAGQTQVITPVMAFTQEGKRFFKADMPNGQGSVMLSDIQADAGMVSLQFAGVPGMDVVDLLVLEVSTKPLINMVWLGLIMVCVGTFVSFIRRRKMQFAAVPNYQVANDSPTRSLTE